In Ictalurus furcatus strain D&B chromosome 23, Billie_1.0, whole genome shotgun sequence, a single window of DNA contains:
- the urad gene encoding 2-oxo-4-hydroxy-4-carboxy-5-ureidoimidazoline decarboxylase → MDINAVNALSYEEFLEIFGNVIEKCPIIPAAIWIHRPFTGLADIEAHISDFIDSLPESGKEGILRCHPDLAGRELQSGALTRDSQEEQRAAGFTDLQPVEVSRMRSLNSEYKGRFGFPFVICARLNTKRDITRELLDRLGNDRAAERARAIDEVKKICALRLRNLVLSDSTNKL, encoded by the exons ATGGACATAAACGCTGTGAATGCACTCTCGTATGAGgaatttttggaaatatttgggAATGTGATTGAGAAATGTCCCATCATCCCAGCTGCGATATGGATCCACCGTCCGTTCACAGGCCTAGCGGACATCGAGGCCCACATATCCGACTTCATCGACAGTCTACCTGAATCGG GTAAAGAAGGGATCCTCCGGTGCCACCCGGACCTGGCGGGAAGGGAGCTGCAGAGCGGCGCGTTAACCCGGGACTCGCAGGAGGAGCAGCGCGCGGCTGGCTTCACCGACCTGCAGCCTGTGGAGGTGTCGCGCATGCGCAGCCTCAACTCTGAGTACAAGGGGCGCTTCGGCTTCCCGTTCGTCATATGCGCGCGGCTAAACACCAAACGGGACATCACGCGGGAGCTGCTTGACCGCCTCGGCAACGACCGTGCGGCGGAGAGAGCGCGCGCCATCGACGAGGTGAAAAAGATTTGCGCGCTGCGACTGCGCAACCTTGTGCTGTCCGACTCCACAAACAAGCTCTGA